TACACAAAAACAtcattagaaaatattttatcttCTGTTAAGGAGGATAAATCCAAATCTTTGTTTAGGGTCAAGTTAGTTACCAGCAACTTATATGGCTCAAATATAAGTGACTCCAATGCTGGAATTCTTCTATGCTTGATAGATGAAAATGGACATTCCATATTGAAGAGAATACCTGTGAGTTTGATTACAGATGATTCCACAGAGTCAGGAGATATACTTCATTTCCAAAGAGGTTCTGTTGATGAATTCATTTTTGAGGGTCCAAAAATTGCAAGACTTGAGGCTCTTTGGGTTGGTGTTGAATCGGGTatgttattatttgtttatttgttttttgagTGATTAAGATTCAGTAGACATCATCCTTGACCTTCAATTTTGAAGTACCTTTTATCGACACATTCCCTTAAATTTGTTTAAGTAACGAGGCAAATACCCTTTGTGTTATTTTTTAGCAAGCATGTGCGAGGTTATATTTCTTCTAACATTAGGACACATTCCAGCAACCAACATATGATCTTTGTGAAACTTGAAAAATAACTGTTGGTTCAATCAATTGAGTTCATCTCTTTAACAATACTCTTCTTCTCCCTCTAAGGTCAGGTCAATGGCGCCTAGGAAATATCTCCTTGATAGTCATGAATTCTGAATGGCAACCATCATTGCCAGAAGAAGAGGTACCACCGTACACTGGCTTCCAATACGACTTTCCAGTTGAGGATGTATTGCTTGGTGAAGGAACTGATGTATCCATGTTAGAACTAAGACCTAACCTCGTGACTCAGCTTGAAGGGACTGATCCTATAAGTTTATTCAACAAAGAACTTTACGACAGTACCTTGCTCATAAGTCCTGAGATCTCAAAGGAAGAGAGCGTGAAGGAATATACAAATTTGAAATTCTCATTGCTATTTTATGATGCTGTGCTGATATTGTTCGGCACAACAATTGCTTCTCTTTCAGCTGGTGAAAATACCGGATTCGCTTTCTTGATTGGTGGGATTGGAGGCTTCTTGTATCTGCTATTGTTGCAGAGGTATGTGGATGGATTGCCAGGTTCCGAATTAATCACAAGCAATAAGAGAGGAACTGATGCATTGTTCAAAGGATTAAAGGGTCCTATACTAAGTGTGGCATTGGCTTTAGGGTTTGCTGTATTAGCAGTAAAGTTTACCTCAGGAGATGATATTGATGTGATCATAACACCAAAAGATATCATAGTTGGAATGATGGGATTTCTTGCATGTAAAGTTTCTGTGGTGTTggctgcatttaagcctataacGGTTGGGCCGGAGGAGGTTACCGAGTGACATGCAACATCATACCCGTGAATTATGCTAATAACACGCCGTCTAACACActattttattggttgaaatgtATATGGATCCCTATTAAATTTATACGTGGCCTACACGATTTAGTGGAATCCATTTGAAATTTCAACTAATAGAAGAGTGAGTGTTAAGatagagtgtgttgctagcgcTCTTCTAATACCCTTTTATACTACAAAGGAAGAATATTACACACAACTCTAGTGAATAGTGATACACTGTGCTATACATAACAAGTCAATACAATGTTATAGTTTTTTAGtggcttaattgcacttttggtcccttatctttattttaggtttcaagttggtcccttatcttttctgcaggtTTCATGTTGGTCTCTCCCGTCAAACGGAAACCACACTTGGAAAGATgacacgtgtccaaatttaacggtaatagtgaaaaatttgacgggagGGACCAACTTTAAacctgcagaaaagataagggatcaacttgaaacctaaaataaagataagagactaaaagtgtaattaagccttttttttagTTATATCTTGCAAATGTGGATTTAATTTGTATGGATTGtctatataattttctttttatattgtcaataaataataattgtcaGATCATTGAAAATATTTAACTTTAATCAAATCACACATAGAATTGTCTCAAGACTCCTTGGCATCTCAAAGGCTCTTTTGTTAAATTGTTAGTATGCACTAAAATCTCTATAATGTCATCTTCTGTTGCAAGTTCTCCATAGCTGCAAGGTTTATCATATTGAGTTGTGTAGTGCATACAAATTGTtagttttgctattttttgtgaACTATTGTTATCAACTTATCAATATGTGTAGTGCATTTGGATATTAATCCGGATTATATTCAATATTAATCGTTGGCTTCAGTAAGCATATACAAACATTAATGGAGTGAAGAAGAATAATACAAAACTCTGGGACAGTTTTGTTTAATCCGTAATCCTTAAAAACATGCGAATAACCGATTTGAGATAAAACAAATGTTATATGGAATgactttattaaaaattaaagcaCTAATGCTTTTTTTCTTACCGTAATTAAAGCACTAATGCTACAAATTATGTTTGACTAATTTTAGTTTAACTTCGCCAAAATTGGAAGATTTATGGTTGAGATAAATTGGAAGTTCCGTTCAGTTTTTTAGATAAACATCTGAATTCTCAGAGAAACATTGTTCATGACTTGATGCACTTTAAATAAGTTTTGTTTTCTAAAGAAAACACTTAAACTATTATTTCAATTATTCTGTTTTTTATGTCATCTAGAACACTGTACTGCATCAGTACTGCAAatcaatggaaaaaaaattattaatactaTTACTAACGATGTTTCTTTCAGAACTCCTCATATGTTTCTTATCAGAAAGATTGGACTTGAAATTATTCTTTCAACAAGCCTTTGATTATTATGATTTTATGTCACCTAGAACACTGATGTTTCTTATCTGAAAGACTGAAGTTGAAACTATTCTTTCAACAAGCATCTGATTATTCTGCTTTTATGTCACCTAGAACACTGTACTGCACCAGTATTGTAAATCAATggagaagaaaaataatttatattattactaACAATGTTGCTTTCAGAATGTTTCTTGTCTGAAAGAGTGAATTGAAGTTCAAACTTTTTCAAAGCACTTTCTATATAGTAGTTTGAAAacatattaatttgtttttaactGCAAATAGATTTATACATCATGTACCACCTATTTCATGGTCCATAAGTAGAAGCAGCCTTATACTTTACTATATGTGTGTGATAAAATCACAGTTGGAAATAATTGAAgtatatatagttaaaaaaaaattgtttcatagTTAAACAAATGAACCCTTTGGTAGAAATTGTGCAAACctgattaatatttttcaatccAAACTTTCCAAATTACCACATAAATATGAAGGAGAAGCCAGAAACTAATACTTGGTTTGCTTTTGTAGCTTTTGTAAATCATTAGATAGTTTCTTCAATAGTTCCAAATTATCGCATCTATGGTTTTCAAATTACCACACATATATGAAGGagaacacttttttttaacagcCAAAATGTTATTTAATAAGTTCAAACAAACATGAGGCACGTTTGAAGAGATGGAGATAAGATACAGATAAATTACACAATTTTAGGCTAGAAAAAAGCAACAAACTCGTGGAACAGAAACGATATGTCAACAAAAACCAGCTACAACCATTGGTACTTGGTTGAGGAGTTAATCCTCAATCTAGAGGAACTCGGTTCGAGACCCGGCACCGAGAAAAAACCAGCTACAACACTTAAATGATCTTAATTTCCCTTCCGGCAAAAACGTTATTTTTATGATAAATCCTTTCGGCAAAACTTTGGTTTTtgtacattataaaaaaaaaaactttggtttttgcatagtttttaaatttgtattctTTTTGCATAGTTTTTTCTCAACTTGCCGTAGATAAGTAGAATGACCGGTATTCAAACCCCGGCCGCTGCATGTACAATGCATTAtttctaccaattgagctaatctCATGAGACTTATATTACTAATGTCACTTTAAATGATATGGAGTAATAATTTTAAagaatcactttttttttacgaaaaaaaaaattcatcactTATCTACTCTAATAATCAACTtctctaatataataaaattgatactACCAAGTTTACTAATTCGTCattatcagtttttttttttcttctttgcgtCTATTTTATCTTGTTCTCATTATAATAATTGTTTAATTTCCTCTAAATTtcagcttctttttttttgcattaataAAGATGTGAATTTTGAAGTTAACTTTCTTCTTATTTACAATATATGTGTAACATCAATGGTTGTTTTTTCTATATCCCTTTGCAtggtgttttttattttatttttcttcttaatttcatatatttgaaCCTTAGTACTATTTAATCTCAGACTCAGCAGTGAACTTTAAATAAGTTATGTTTTCTAAACACTGTGCATGTGCAGAACCAGTGCTACAAAtcaatgaaaacaaattattaataatactaatgttTCTTTCAGAATTCAGATTGAAAGTCTGAACTGAACTTCCAATTATGTTTTGTAAATCTTGGTCTTGCTTCACTAAGGAATTTAATTTGGAGTTATGATTAGGTTTTTCTTATACATATTAGTTTTGCGAATTTtgtggattattattattataaatatttgtaGTTCATTTGGAAATCAATCTGAATTATATTCAATATTAATCGTTGGCTTCAGTAAGCTCACATACAACTACAGGCATTAGTGAAGAATGACACAAAACTCTGGATTAGTTATGTGTAATCCTTAAGAACATGGGAAGGCCCGATTTAAGCATtaacataaattttaaaaaatgaaattcatctCAAGCAAAACCAAGAAGATGAAAAAAGACTACACAGGaccagttaaaaaaaaatcataaaaacaccCATTAGAAGATATGTCAAAGCATTGTCCATCTACAGAAACCCATCCCCATTAACGATAATCCTAAAATAAGAAAAGTTAAACAGAGttgcaaaataaaaagaaaaggaaaatttgGAGAAACATTTAAATTGATACAATGCATGCTGCAGTGGTACACATGCCCACAGTAGCATCTCCTGCTCCTCAGCTTCTTCTCTCTTGGAAAGATTCAATTATAATTCAAGTAAATAACACATCCAGTGAAGCCTAAATTTGATTCACAGCTCTGATTTTAAATGGTATATGAGCTTGAACATTACTTCAGAGCACTAGTTGCTGGCAAAAGCAGCTCGACCAAAGTTGTATTATAGGAAGTAGTCAGGGGTTCTCCTGGTTACATCTGGCTCTCCCCTCCTTGGAGCTGGCTCAAACTGAGATTAAAAAGTGCGACACAAATTCATGTAACAAACACTAATAACAAGATTAAGAGTACTTTGTCGTGGAATAACTGTATTGCTTTCAAGTTAGccagataaaaaataaatttaacaatTTCTAAATGAAATGTAGTTTGAGTAGGAAATAAAAGAGCAAGCTCAACCTGAATGAATGTGTGTCCTTTGCAATCATCAACTTCAAGGATGGATGCCATGTTCCCACAGCGATAACAATAATTAGGTGCACTGAATATAGTAACCACCTTTTGATCCTGCAATGAGGCACTATGAATAAGCAATTTACCACCACGAATGAAAAAGACGATAACAAACTAAGTGAGATCAAGCATTTACATGACCCCAGTTATATCCTTCCATAACCAGCTGGTGAGCTCTAGCAATCAGCTTCAAATTATTTGTATGGTTAAACTGCTCAGATATGTCCTACAGAAGCAATACACACAAACaatcaacaaaaaacaataatgaCAGGCAAAATTAATACAAGATTTATACACAGCAAACTAGTTACCTGGCCAAAAGTGTATCCAGCACCTCTAGGAGAGATACCCCAACCACAGCGATCATCCGGATCAGACCATAGAAGATCACACATGGGTCCCTCATGAGGAACTTCTTGCACACGATCAAAATTACGAATGTTGTCAAGGGTTTCAATAGACGGGGACAACCCACCGTGGAGACAGAATATTTCAGATTCAACCTTCAACGGAGAAAAATATGTAACTTCAGAAAcattatttattgaaaacaCAGAAAGCTTGGTGTAATATGGGAACTACAATTACATTAGTGACAGGTGATGAAGTTTAAAGAGCAAAATAATAACAGTATCAGGTGTGCACTTTTTTCAGAAGGAAACAAGAGACTGGGGTAACTAGAAACAACTAAAAAGAAGCCTTCAGAATTATGATTACCAAAGACCCAAAAAACATGGAGCTGGAAATGAGGGCATTCTAACCAACATACTAATAACTCTAATAAGAAGCAAAAACAAAACTCATAGTTCTTTCCAAAATTACGTAATAGCATACTAACCAATGCTGTCAACGGGAAGTAGTCAAACAAATCAGTAAACATCTTCCAAACATTAGCACTACCATACCTGCAAATCAAATACGAAGAATATTCAATGACAGAGGATTGCACAACTTCAAATATGAAAGTtttcaaatgaaattaaaaataaaatagcaatagaaaaacaaatattaaacgGAAGAAAGTGGAACAGATTAAAAGTTTCTATCCTCCATTGATAATACAAGATCAACCATAAAAAACAATAGATAACTTACCAGCACGCACACAACCTACCATGAATCATATTGTGAATCATATTTGATGGTATACCATTTAAATCTAAATCTCTGTTAATGATTTAAACCTATAGTGTTCCTTGGCTTCCATCTATCTCTAACTATTGGACTATCCCCCCATTTAGTACATCCACATCATCAGTGTTTTAAAAGTCTTCTCCATACAtcattaacaaaattttaagtaATTCTGAAACATATACAAATAGGAAAAGACTGCACATAAATGAAATGTTAAAATGCTAATAAAGAATGAAGGACTCGcaattaaaaatttcaaataaattgtgctGAACAGAAGACAGTGATAATCAATATCAAAGAAATTAAACAAGGCAGCCTGAAAAAGTAAATTTAGTGGGTACTTACTTCCGTAGGCACTCGTCATAAAATCCATAAACTTGAGTAATCTGCAACACAAAGTGAATATCATCAATTACTGTTCAAAGCTAAAACATACAAAAACAAACTACTGAACTAGGAAGTCAAGTTTTACTCGGTACTATAACCCAACTTCAGCCACTTAAAGTATTGATTTCAACactataattattttatgaaaattaacTGGTATAATGCTTTAAGACGAGCATAATTTCGTCCTCAGACAGAGTAAGCATCAGATGTGTCCTAGGTTGTATATTGTTTCCTTCATTTGATATGAGTGAAAACGTCCAGTTGGGGGAAATAGTACTTTCCATTGGTAATTGATACGAAACATTTGTCAACAACACAGTTGATGCTTACAATGTCTCTAAGGACCGACTTAGGATTTTAATGTCATATTTAATTCACTACTGTCAGAATAGTTATGTGATAAAAACAAGAACAAACCTGTCGACTTTCATGATTTCCCCTCAAAATGGTGATACGCTGACGATAACGCACTTTAAGGGAGACCAAAAGCTGCATAATGATTTAATTAGTGCCAAAAACTTGCTTGCAAGAGAATTATCATTTAGaagcaaaataaatatcatCCAAAATAAGTCATTCAAAAAATAACAGCTATTGACTTGTAACACAAATCATCTTCAATTACAGAAATGATATTTCTGGCATTGAGGTTTATTTCCGAACAGGATACTACAGTATGCCGTGTGATCTGAAGACATAATGCAACATTTACAAACGCAACCAAATCATTTGCTCTCTTCTTTTTGGATAGCATACCAAACACAGCTACTTTAATTATGCagtgacataaaaaaaaatagtgcaaATAACCGGCACAAACATGGCATGTTGCACATCAAATGGTAATTTATCATCGTCACTGAAGGAACATACCACAAGGAAACAAATAGTGGCCTGAAGGACCAAAAAACAGAAATTTCCAAAACAGCAAGTAACTACTGATGAACTAAGTAGTTTTTTCAATTCCTTTAATCAGATATCTAACTACTGACATAATATACAATTCCTATGAGATTTCACTACAACACCCTAATTAAATACTCCCACAAAGACTTATGAAAAATATGGTGACAAACAGAAAGCTTCAGTTTCAAATACAAACAAATAAGAGACTAAAGCATAATAGTTCGTACTTACCGTTACAGTTTCAACAGAATAATAGCCACGATCAACATAATCTCCCATAAACAAGTAGTTTGTATCTGGACACTACCAACAAAAAGATGTACCAGAAATTAGTATTTGACCAAAGATTTCTTATTTCAAACAGAAGCAAGAAAACATATATAGAAATACAAGAAACACTAGGCTAAAAATAGTGGGTGAGAAAAGACCAGTGCTAAAACATATGCATAGGAAATAAGGTCTAAGAGTTATAATAAAGACTTAGAGACAGGGTATGAACGGCTATAGGACTAAGTTTTAAAGTTTATAATATGACCAAGAGACAGGGTAAGAAAGGCTTCTGATGGCAATCAACACTGGAGGgcatttctaaattaaaaacaGGACTTTGTGAGGAGCTGCATCAAAAACTTTGAATTCAGATCTGATTGCACTCACTGAATCACTTGCAGAGGGATCAAAGATACTACAAGGAAAAGAAAACTTTCCCAAACAATTTGATTGCAGGACGTCAGAATCATCAATTGAATGTTTCCTACTACAAGGGTAATTGGGGGgaaattatatttattactGCTATTAAATTTCCAAACTTGAACATCATCTAGTTATTGGTATTTAAAAGGGCTAAATTGAATTTAAAAGGAAGGCCTTTCTACAGCAAAGATGTGTGGCAATTCCTGATTTCCAGGCATTTTTC
This portion of the Trifolium pratense cultivar HEN17-A07 linkage group LG3, ARS_RC_1.1, whole genome shotgun sequence genome encodes:
- the LOC123914178 gene encoding uncharacterized protein LOC123914178 — protein: METIPMKTMIPSTSLIHNHAIKKTTRITSTTRRTSTQYKRLRFSIHAKFSDTNFQDFRTYARPSELFPASEVKVYTKTSLENILSSVKEDKSKSLFRVKLVTSNLYGSNISDSNAGILLCLIDENGHSILKRIPVSLITDDSTESGDILHFQRGSVDEFIFEGPKIARLEALWVGVESGQWRLGNISLIVMNSEWQPSLPEEEVPPYTGFQYDFPVEDVLLGEGTDVSMLELRPNLVTQLEGTDPISLFNKELYDSTLLISPEISKEESVKEYTNLKFSLLFYDAVLILFGTTIASLSAGENTGFAFLIGGIGGFLYLLLLQRYVDGLPGSELITSNKRGTDALFKGLKGPILSVALALGFAVLAVKFTSGDDIDVIITPKDIIVGMMGFLACKVSVVLAAFKPITVGPEEVTE
- the LOC123914179 gene encoding serine/threonine-protein phosphatase PP2A catalytic subunit, with translation MDSVPSNSHGNLDEQIAQLMQCKPLSEQEVRVLCDKAKEILMEESNVQPVKSPVTICGDIHGQFHDLAELFRIGGKCPDTNYLFMGDYVDRGYYSVETVTLLVSLKVRYRQRITILRGNHESRQITQVYGFYDECLRKYGSANVWKMFTDLFDYFPLTALVESEIFCLHGGLSPSIETLDNIRNFDRVQEVPHEGPMCDLLWSDPDDRCGWGISPRGAGYTFGQDISEQFNHTNNLKLIARAHQLVMEGYNWGHDQKVVTIFSAPNYCYRCGNMASILEVDDCKGHTFIQFEPAPRRGEPDVTRRTPDYFL